One stretch of Pseudomonas fluorescens Q2-87 DNA includes these proteins:
- a CDS encoding flavin monoamine oxidase family protein, which yields MAFTRRQMISRIAAVGGYSAAVGALDALGLTPQAVAATFSPLQLGSSGKGKHVVVVGAGISGLVSAYELRKAGFTVTVLEARERVGGRNWTLRRGTQVHFDDGISQTVDFDDGQFFNAGPARIPSHHQTILGYCRELGVELQVLVNSSRNALALPDARQPAFQLRQAVNDTRGQLSELLARTVSRKALDQDLSVDDRQALLNFLKVYGDLNTDFKYKGSVRSGYTRIPGAGDQTGVTRTPLELQTLLNPKLWGALVFDEIPEFSSTMFQPVGGMDRIPHAFYQHLKDSVRLQAEVSDIQTSEQGSRITYRDRQTGKTQTLSADYAIVTVPLPLLAKVPSNFSASFKQAILSAQSDQANKVAWQSPRFWETDFNIFGGLSYLDHEVKGLWYPSDRLNSAQGILVAAYNTSDAAQSFSQKSLAEQFASSRQAVELLHPGHSAKLQKPVAINWSKVPYSKGPWIVNDEVGEQAYQILNQPQGRTYLASDALAHGGVGIWQNTAADSARRIVSLIGRHAERQQPGVAA from the coding sequence ATGGCTTTCACTCGCAGGCAAATGATTTCCCGTATTGCCGCCGTCGGCGGCTATAGCGCCGCTGTTGGCGCACTCGATGCGCTGGGGCTCACGCCTCAGGCCGTGGCCGCCACCTTCAGCCCGTTGCAGTTGGGCAGCAGTGGCAAAGGCAAGCATGTGGTGGTGGTCGGCGCCGGTATTTCCGGGCTGGTCAGTGCCTATGAACTGCGCAAGGCCGGCTTCACCGTGACGGTCCTCGAAGCCCGCGAGCGGGTCGGCGGGCGCAACTGGACCCTGCGACGCGGGACACAGGTCCACTTCGACGACGGCATCAGCCAGACCGTGGATTTCGATGACGGGCAGTTCTTCAATGCCGGCCCCGCGCGCATTCCCAGCCACCACCAGACAATCCTCGGCTATTGCCGCGAACTGGGCGTCGAGCTGCAAGTGCTGGTTAACAGCAGTCGCAACGCGTTGGCCTTGCCGGACGCTCGCCAGCCGGCATTCCAGTTGCGCCAGGCAGTCAACGACACCCGAGGGCAACTGTCCGAGCTGCTGGCGCGCACCGTCAGCCGCAAGGCCCTGGACCAGGATCTGAGCGTCGATGATCGCCAGGCGTTGCTGAATTTCCTCAAGGTCTACGGCGACCTCAACACGGATTTTAAATACAAGGGCTCGGTGCGCTCGGGGTATACGCGCATTCCTGGCGCGGGCGACCAAACCGGCGTCACGCGCACGCCGCTGGAGTTGCAGACGTTGCTCAATCCCAAGCTCTGGGGCGCACTGGTGTTCGATGAAATCCCCGAGTTTTCCTCGACCATGTTCCAACCGGTGGGTGGCATGGACCGGATTCCCCACGCGTTCTACCAACACCTCAAGGACTCGGTGCGGTTGCAGGCCGAAGTCAGCGATATCCAGACCTCCGAGCAAGGCAGCCGCATCACCTACCGGGACCGCCAGACCGGCAAGACCCAGACCCTGAGCGCCGACTACGCCATCGTCACCGTGCCCCTGCCGCTGTTGGCCAAGGTACCGAGCAACTTCAGCGCGTCCTTCAAGCAAGCGATCCTCAGCGCGCAAAGCGATCAGGCGAACAAAGTGGCCTGGCAGTCGCCGCGCTTCTGGGAAACCGACTTCAACATCTTCGGCGGGCTGTCCTACCTGGACCATGAAGTCAAAGGCCTCTGGTACCCCAGCGACCGACTGAACAGCGCCCAAGGCATTCTCGTAGCCGCCTATAACACCAGCGACGCCGCGCAGTCCTTCAGCCAGAAATCCTTGGCCGAGCAGTTTGCTTCGTCGCGCCAAGCCGTCGAGCTGCTACACCCCGGCCACAGCGCCAAGCTGCAGAAACCGGTGGCCATCAACTGGTCCAAAGTGCCCTACAGCAAAGGCCCCTGGATCGTTAACGATGAAGTGGGCGAGCAGGCCTACCAGATCCTCAACCAACCCCAAGGCCGCACCTATCTGGCCAGCGATGCCCTCGCCCATGGTGGCGTCGGCATCTGGCAAAACACCGCCGCCGACTCGGCGCGGCGGATTGTCTCGTTGATCGGCAGGCATGCCGAGCGCCAGCAACCGGGTGTTGCTGCCTGA
- a CDS encoding TonB-dependent receptor — translation MHDTFTSNRLALAVSLALFGLSAHAEENTKDGALPVVTVTAEHRSEDLQKAPLAISAFDENALEDKQIKSIRDLSGQVPNLTLSRQSISYSAQTYGIRGIGETDPIQEAAVAVYADDLYIPRAISSMLDFNDVERVEVLRGPQGTLYGRNSSAGAIRVITRDPTQETRGFFELGAGNYNAQNGRLLISGPLVDNALFGSFSAIRLTRDGTVSNPTRGEDVNNVDLQSYRGKLRFNPIDSPWDVQLTLAGTFDRGDTTSYTPFDADGHFDKFKSYSSLNPKNRLDQGSSVLRAIYTLDDHLSFKSVTAYSAFNQPVDYDNSGQAALIQNSLITYKQDYATQEFQLNGDYDDFSFSTGLYLYREKFDAERDSLTYSVARNRVIGQGQYSTTNTESYALYGQGSYKVTQQLSLIAGLRFTREHKNFDYTNYVVNTDRQITGTNFSADSSKSWQSTSPKLGFEYAWTPHLNQYAYVAKGFKAGGYDNRAPTQAAAEQAFSPEDVTTWETGFKGDFFDRRLRANLALFYNDYKDLQTNAYDPALGVSLRTNVGQAHTYGVELETLTALTHDLQLTFNLGYLQSQYDDFENASGAGVDANGKQLVYSPRWNTSVGLNYTIPAGLPGTWLAGTDAQFQTKSYANALNDDVQEIPQQTFWNANTRYISGDGHWTTTLSVKNLLDRAYPQAVGYVPASGARYYSVNDPRTLLLSVRYDL, via the coding sequence ATGCATGACACCTTCACATCAAACCGCTTGGCATTGGCCGTATCGCTGGCCCTGTTCGGGCTGTCGGCTCACGCCGAAGAAAACACCAAGGATGGTGCCCTGCCCGTTGTCACCGTCACCGCCGAACACCGCAGCGAGGACTTGCAGAAAGCCCCGCTGGCGATTTCCGCGTTCGATGAAAACGCCCTTGAAGACAAGCAGATCAAGAGCATCCGCGACCTTTCAGGGCAGGTACCGAACCTGACCCTCAGTCGCCAGTCGATCTCTTACAGCGCCCAGACCTACGGCATTCGTGGCATCGGCGAGACCGATCCAATCCAGGAAGCCGCCGTCGCGGTCTATGCCGATGACTTGTACATCCCCCGGGCGATTTCCTCGATGCTCGACTTCAACGATGTCGAGCGCGTCGAGGTCCTGCGCGGCCCCCAGGGCACGCTTTACGGGCGCAACAGCAGCGCCGGCGCGATCCGCGTGATCACCCGTGATCCGACCCAGGAAACCCGCGGGTTCTTCGAACTCGGCGCCGGCAACTACAACGCACAGAACGGCCGGCTATTGATCAGCGGCCCGTTGGTGGACAACGCCCTGTTCGGCAGCTTTTCGGCGATTCGCCTGACCCGCGACGGCACCGTCTCCAACCCCACCCGCGGCGAGGACGTGAATAATGTCGACCTGCAGTCCTACCGCGGCAAGTTGCGTTTCAACCCCATCGACTCGCCCTGGGATGTGCAACTGACGCTGGCCGGCACCTTCGACCGTGGCGACACCACCAGCTATACCCCCTTCGACGCCGACGGCCACTTCGACAAGTTCAAGAGCTACAGCAGCCTCAACCCGAAGAACCGCCTCGACCAGGGCAGCTCGGTGCTGCGGGCGATCTACACCCTCGATGATCATCTGAGTTTCAAATCGGTAACGGCCTATTCGGCCTTCAACCAGCCGGTGGACTATGACAATTCCGGACAGGCGGCCCTTATCCAGAACAGCCTGATCACCTACAAGCAGGACTATGCCACCCAGGAATTCCAGCTCAACGGCGACTATGACGATTTCAGTTTCAGCACTGGCCTGTACCTGTACCGGGAAAAATTCGACGCCGAGCGCGACAGCCTGACCTATTCGGTTGCGCGCAATCGGGTGATCGGCCAGGGTCAATACAGCACGACCAATACCGAGAGCTACGCGTTGTATGGCCAGGGGAGTTACAAGGTCACGCAGCAACTGTCACTGATCGCCGGCCTGCGGTTCACTCGCGAACACAAGAACTTCGACTACACCAATTACGTGGTCAACACCGACCGGCAGATCACCGGCACCAACTTCAGCGCCGATTCAAGCAAGTCCTGGCAATCCACCAGCCCGAAACTCGGCTTCGAATACGCCTGGACACCGCACCTCAACCAGTACGCCTACGTCGCCAAAGGCTTCAAGGCCGGTGGGTACGACAACCGCGCGCCGACCCAGGCCGCCGCCGAGCAGGCGTTTTCTCCGGAAGACGTCACCACCTGGGAAACCGGGTTCAAGGGCGACTTCTTCGACCGTCGCCTGCGTGCCAACCTCGCGCTGTTCTACAACGACTACAAGGACCTGCAAACCAACGCTTACGACCCAGCGCTGGGCGTCAGCCTGCGGACCAACGTCGGCCAGGCCCACACCTACGGCGTCGAGCTGGAAACCCTCACGGCGTTGACCCACGACCTGCAACTGACGTTCAACCTCGGCTACCTGCAAAGCCAGTACGACGATTTCGAAAACGCCAGCGGCGCCGGGGTCGATGCCAACGGCAAGCAGCTGGTGTACTCGCCGCGCTGGAACACCAGTGTTGGCCTCAACTACACCATCCCGGCCGGTTTGCCCGGCACGTGGCTGGCGGGCACCGACGCGCAGTTCCAGACCAAGTCCTACGCCAATGCGTTGAACGATGACGTCCAGGAAATTCCCCAGCAGACGTTCTGGAACGCCAACACCCGCTACATCTCCGGTGACGGTCATTGGACCACCACGCTGTCGGTGAAAAACCTGCTCGACCGCGCCTACCCGCAAGCAGTCGGCTATGTACCCGCAAGCGGTGCCCGCTACTACTCCGTCAACGATCCGCGAACCCTGTTGTTGTCGGTGCGCTACGACCTCTGA
- a CDS encoding D-isomer specific 2-hydroxyacid dehydrogenase family protein — MSTLVIASQLDKDFNDVIRQRLEQTHPGAQVLDVPAGVPSDLPAEVSVLLARPINVRGYLAPDTPPPGWPYALKWIQVVSSGIDFYPGWLFNGPPVSTSRGSAADNIAEFALASIFAAAKRLPDIWVHDSQWQFSALTPLKGSTLGILGFGAIGRSLATKAHALGINVLALRQSQTPFEVEGVEAAQDIHQLFCRSDHLVLAAPLTDATRHIVNRPVLASAKPGLHLINIARGGLLDHGALLDALDEGTLGLASLDVTDPEPLPDGHPLYSHPRVRLSPHTSAISSNSRHEIADSFLANLERFLNGLAPENLANVRRGY, encoded by the coding sequence ATGAGCACGCTCGTGATTGCCAGCCAGTTGGATAAAGACTTCAACGATGTGATCCGCCAACGCCTCGAACAGACGCACCCGGGCGCGCAAGTCCTCGATGTACCGGCCGGCGTGCCCAGCGACCTGCCGGCCGAAGTCAGTGTCTTGCTGGCCCGCCCTATCAACGTGCGAGGCTACCTGGCTCCGGACACACCGCCGCCGGGCTGGCCCTACGCACTGAAATGGATTCAAGTGGTGTCTTCGGGCATCGACTTCTACCCCGGATGGCTGTTCAACGGCCCGCCGGTGAGCACCTCCCGGGGCAGCGCCGCCGACAACATCGCCGAATTCGCCCTGGCGTCGATCTTCGCGGCAGCCAAACGCCTGCCGGATATCTGGGTGCATGATTCGCAATGGCAATTCAGCGCCCTGACGCCACTCAAGGGCAGTACCCTGGGCATTCTTGGTTTTGGTGCGATTGGCCGCAGCCTGGCGACCAAGGCCCACGCCCTGGGCATCAACGTGTTGGCGTTGCGGCAAAGCCAGACGCCGTTCGAGGTAGAGGGCGTCGAGGCCGCGCAGGACATCCATCAGTTGTTTTGCCGATCCGATCACCTGGTGCTGGCCGCGCCCCTGACTGACGCAACCCGGCATATCGTCAACCGCCCGGTGCTCGCCAGTGCCAAGCCGGGTTTGCACCTGATCAACATCGCGCGTGGCGGCCTGCTGGACCACGGGGCCTTGCTCGACGCCCTGGACGAAGGCACCCTCGGCCTGGCCTCACTGGACGTCACCGATCCCGAACCGCTGCCCGACGGCCATCCGCTCTACTCCCACCCCCGGGTGCGCCTGTCGCCCCACACTTCGGCGATTTCCAGCAATAGCCGTCATGAAATAGCCGACAGTTTCCTGGCCAATCTTGAGCGCTTCCTGAATGGGCTGGCGCCGGAGAACCTGGCCAACGTGCGGCGCGGCTACTGA